A window from Hymenobacter volaticus encodes these proteins:
- a CDS encoding CD225/dispanin family protein, with protein sequence MEQSYTSPTGIPPKNWLVESILVTIFCCLPFGIVAIVNAANVNSRLSVGDYAGAQEASVNAGKWVKYGLIGGVLQVVIPFVLVAVLGAGGAILHALGV encoded by the coding sequence ATGGAACAATCGTACACCTCGCCCACAGGTATTCCGCCCAAGAATTGGTTGGTAGAGTCTATTCTGGTTACCATCTTCTGCTGCCTACCCTTTGGCATTGTTGCCATTGTGAATGCCGCCAACGTTAATTCTCGTTTATCGGTCGGTGACTATGCGGGGGCGCAGGAAGCTTCGGTTAACGCAGGCAAATGGGTGAAATACGGGCTGATTGGGGGCGTGCTACAGGTGGTTATTCCTTTTGTGTTGGTGGCGGTGCTGGGAGCTGGTGGGGCCATTTTGCATGCGTTAGGCGTTTAA
- a CDS encoding DMT family protein gives MKSLYTVSLLVVSNLFMTFAWYGHLQFKKISWLHGLGLVGVILISWGLAFFEYLFQVPANRLGFEENGGPFNLFQLKVIQEVVSLTVFTLCAVYVFKTDKLTWNHLIGFMLLVAAVYFIFKK, from the coding sequence ATGAAAAGCCTCTATACGGTTTCGCTGCTTGTTGTTTCTAATCTGTTTATGACGTTTGCCTGGTACGGGCACTTGCAATTCAAAAAGATAAGCTGGCTGCACGGCTTAGGGCTAGTAGGCGTCATTCTGATTAGTTGGGGGCTGGCGTTTTTCGAATACCTATTTCAGGTACCCGCCAATCGGTTAGGCTTCGAGGAAAATGGCGGACCCTTTAATCTGTTTCAACTCAAGGTGATTCAAGAGGTAGTTTCTCTCACCGTCTTCACGCTGTGTGCCGTGTACGTGTTCAAGACCGACAAACTGACCTGGAATCACCTGATTGGCTTTATGTTGCTGGTGGCTGCGGTGTATTTTATTTTCAAAAAATGA
- a CDS encoding PA14 domain-containing protein — translation MRQILFRSILGLGILGEALGGSASAAASSLDRPGHIASGSAPLVSRFSAADPMQSAGTGLTAVYFSNGTLAGAPALKRIDAAIDFQWGPGSPGPGVPIDNFSVRWEGLLAAPTTGRYKFTVATAEGVRLWVNGKKVLDTWDGKKADPAGASANLAAGEKTSIKLEYYDEEGDARIQLQWVPPGQVAQTIPTANLYPLGSSTGPDPAGAGSPPAAAPAPAPVAKAPVKEKQPVAAKPAAPAKEPVVAKATKEAKPVKEVKTAAAPATEAAPEAKATSTQKSAAPAATPFVPGVYTLTARSDGKALEVLDQAQPNAAVNPSAELATNGLPQWSIESAGNGYYRIAVQGGRKVLEVLGSATSNGTPLSLWPFYSGNNQLWSVEPVEEGFYKITAKHSGKAITANTPEEGGLQQRRYGNRPTQQWKLEAIKPVVLTPVAGRRSAPGVGANQLSVYPNPSNGVMQMAYELNVEQPIGWVLYNQRGVAVRVSDYRRQSVGAQHQTLDFRSLPPGDYFLNLTVGTVNTKHPVQIRRPSAEAPAPTATTPTE, via the coding sequence GTGCGACAGATTTTATTCCGTTCTATACTCGGACTCGGCATACTCGGCGAAGCACTAGGCGGCTCGGCTTCTGCCGCTGCCTCTAGCCTTGATCGGCCAGGTCATATAGCTAGCGGTAGCGCTCCGCTGGTAAGTCGATTTTCGGCGGCTGACCCAATGCAGAGTGCGGGCACTGGGCTGACAGCCGTCTACTTCAGCAACGGCACTTTGGCCGGGGCTCCTGCTCTTAAGCGAATAGATGCAGCCATTGATTTTCAGTGGGGCCCCGGCTCCCCCGGACCAGGAGTGCCAATTGATAACTTCTCGGTGCGCTGGGAAGGGCTGCTGGCTGCTCCTACCACTGGGCGTTACAAATTCACGGTAGCTACCGCCGAAGGGGTACGGCTGTGGGTGAACGGCAAGAAAGTGCTGGATACCTGGGACGGCAAGAAGGCTGATCCAGCCGGGGCCTCTGCCAACCTGGCGGCCGGCGAGAAAACCAGCATCAAACTAGAGTATTACGACGAAGAAGGCGATGCTCGGATTCAGTTGCAGTGGGTCCCACCCGGACAAGTTGCTCAAACTATTCCTACGGCCAACCTATACCCACTAGGTTCTTCCACCGGACCCGACCCAGCCGGGGCGGGTAGTCCGCCGGCCGCTGCACCTGCTCCCGCTCCAGTAGCCAAAGCTCCGGTCAAGGAAAAGCAACCCGTTGCTGCCAAACCAGCAGCCCCCGCCAAAGAACCAGTCGTAGCGAAAGCCACGAAAGAGGCGAAGCCTGTCAAGGAAGTTAAAACAGCTGCTGCCCCTGCCACCGAAGCAGCTCCGGAAGCTAAAGCTACTTCCACTCAGAAATCCGCCGCTCCTGCTGCCACTCCGTTCGTGCCGGGCGTCTACACCTTAACAGCCCGCTCCGACGGTAAGGCACTGGAAGTGCTTGACCAGGCGCAGCCCAATGCGGCCGTAAATCCTTCGGCAGAGCTGGCAACGAATGGCTTGCCACAATGGAGCATTGAAAGCGCTGGCAACGGCTATTACCGCATTGCGGTGCAAGGTGGACGCAAGGTGCTGGAAGTATTGGGTAGTGCTACTTCCAATGGTACACCCCTAAGCCTGTGGCCCTTCTATAGCGGCAACAATCAGCTTTGGTCAGTTGAGCCAGTAGAAGAAGGCTTCTATAAGATTACCGCCAAGCACAGCGGCAAGGCTATTACCGCCAATACGCCCGAGGAAGGGGGCCTACAGCAACGTCGCTACGGCAACCGGCCGACACAGCAATGGAAACTAGAGGCTATTAAGCCCGTTGTCTTGACACCAGTTGCTGGGCGCCGAAGCGCTCCGGGGGTGGGAGCCAATCAGTTGAGCGTATATCCTAACCCAAGCAATGGGGTGATGCAGATGGCTTATGAGCTCAACGTAGAGCAGCCTATTGGTTGGGTGCTCTACAACCAGCGTGGCGTGGCCGTCCGGGTTTCCGACTATCGCCGCCAGAGTGTGGGTGCTCAGCACCAAACGCTGGATTTCCGCAGCCTGCCCCCCGGTGACTACTTTCTAAATTTGACGGTAGGTACGGTGAACACCAAACA